In the genome of Capsicum annuum cultivar UCD-10X-F1 unplaced genomic scaffold, UCD10Xv1.1 ctg5175, whole genome shotgun sequence, the window AAATTTCCCAACTGAGAAATGAATCTTCCCTGTCTTGGTCCAATCTCACAATGCTCGTCCAATGTCTCATCCTCTTCAATTCCCCGTTTACACATagtttcctcttcttcttttcctcGGAGTAGTATTAGCAGTTCAAGATCAATTGGTTCCAGACAAATTCCAGCACGAGACCGAGTCATAGATTTCGGAAAATACAAAGGTAAAATGCTGGGAACACTTCCATCCAAGTACCtgaaatgggtgacaaagaatCTCCGTGCTCGGGACTTTGAAGAGTGGGCTAACCTTGCGGACCAAGTCCTGTCTGACCTTGTCTATAAGGACAGAGTTGAGTGGGAGTTTGCTCAAGCTCTCCTGAATGGCGACGTTCCAGTAGGAACGCAGAATGCGGTTTCTGAGTTGCTGGAAATCAGTACTAGGTTCGGTTGGGACAATGATGACAAGTTGGGTTGAAGcaaaattgatttcaatatgCTCGGGACGTCAAAGGGTGGTCGAATACCAAGACTTTCTGATGATTCTGCCAGTAAAACCGCGAATGCCATTGGGATGGTAGAAGATAAAAAGGGTGTTGGAGCTCGAGGTGATGGTAGTCGTCAGGAGGAGGAAAGTGAAAAGGACAGTAGAGAGAGAAGACGGGAAAGGATGAAGACGGGAAAGGATAAGGTTACACAGGAGAAACGATGAATATGGCTCGCGGCTGCGACATTCAACTATTACAGAAACAAGACGAGATTCTGAAGATTTTTGTAATACTAGTAGTGGTGTAATGGAAACTCCAAGTCGATTTCCTGGTCGTGAATCCCTGTTGAAGAAAGCCTTGTCACTTGGTACCAGGAAAGATACctcaaaataatgaatttgtTACACTTGTATGTGTATCATGTAGTGAAAAAACATTACTACTTTTTTCACCCAAGAACTTTTTTTTGCAAG includes:
- the LOC124892894 gene encoding uncharacterized protein LOC124892894, producing the protein MNLPCLGPISQCSSNVSSSSIPRLHIVSSSSFPRSSISSSRSIGSRQIPARDRVIDFGKYKGKMLGTLPSKYLKWVTKNLRARDFEEWANLADQVLSDLVYKDRVEWEFAQALLNGDVPVGTQNAVSELLEISTRFGWDNDDKLG